TGAAAGGTAACCATAGATGCAGGTACAAACTGAAACTGTCACAGAATCattatggtacagaaggaggctgttcacCCTGGCGTGTCTGTAACCGTTCTATTTCATTTGGCTCTATTACTTCGtgacaatctcctgtttattccCCATACCCCTGCACACCATTACTCCCCAAAATAaaacatccaatgccctcttaaatgtaTCAATTGAACTGGTAGCCAGCTGTGTGGATTAGATATGCTCAGCATGGTAACAACCCTCTGGTTAGCCTCTGGACAGATGGACAGCCTGAGTATGAACAATACAGAGGCAGAAAGCCTCCAGACTCTAAAAAGACAATGTCTCTCTTCTTGCAGAGAATTAACAAAGAATTGGAAGGTAGCAAGTTATTCTCCATTTCCCTATAAGCATGTGCTTCTAACTAATGACTGAGAATGAATAGTAggtgtgccaaatggcctgtatcttCAGTAAAGATCTGAGAGGActtggactgcagaaattcagagatCAAAAGGACTTGGAAGTAGCAATAGGAGACCTCAGTGAATCCTGTGGACTGATGATATTGAACTGTgtaccattgattttttttctccacgcataccattttgtttttgtgtcttcCTGCATTTGAGTGCAGGGGTTTAAGAAGTGGTAGAGTTTCAGTTAGTGTGTTACACTTTGGTAATTCATATTTTATTTGCCTGTGGTTAGAATTGATTTATATGTAATAAGCAGTAATTCCTTGTTAAGTACGGGAACAATGTCATTGTATCTGAttggcttgagggactgaatggtttgtAATGACCTACATTTATCAGACAGAACAATTAGGGACTTTGAGTCATTTGATTATTGTGAAAATGCAGAGAGTAGCGGGGCTTGAGTATCAGTGCACTCTTCCAAATAGGTCCTGACAATTACTGTACCAAAtggcctgcagtggttcaagaaggcagctcaccaccaccttctcaaggggcagctagGGGCAGGCAGTAAATGCCGGTGAAACCCATGTccactaaatgaatttttttttaaatcagtgtttcaggtcaatgataacTCTCCCTCCCTCAGCTCATAAAGATCATCTTACATTGAAAACCCAGCTACAACGTTTAGACGTtagggtggaatggtggctcagtggcaagCACTACAGCCTCCCAGGGCCAGGGACttgaatttgattccagcctcaggtgactgcgtggagtttaccccgtgtctgtatggatttcctccgggtgcttcagtttgttcccacagtccaaagatgtgcaaattaggtggattggctgtgctaaactgcccatagtgtccagggatgtgtaggttacgtggattagccataggaaatgcagggatatggagaTAGGAGGGGATGGGTGGGTCTGGAATGGGATGTTATTCAGAGTGGTGGTagggactggatgggctgaatggcctgtttctgaacCATAGGGATTCAATGACTGAAAGGTGCCTCAGTAATCAAATGGTTCAGCCTGTCTTTACTTTCCATCTCATTACATTCTTCACATCAGTTCGCAGAGTCAGTACTCACTCCTCACAGGAGGATGGTGTTAAAATGCTGGCTTTGATTCATGGAGAACCTGCCATCAAATTTGGTCTAGGTTTGTAAGTTTCAGGGAAAGCTGTCCTGCCCTTCTTAACATATCAAATGTTTCACATCCAAGTGCAGACATTGTAACACAGGCAATAGTCCATGTATAGTAAGATCCCACAAGTAGTGGAGTTAGACTTGTCAGAAAAGTTGTGTTTGGATGTGGGAGAGTTAGGATTAACTTCTTGCCATGGTCAGTGACTGCCAGAAGAAGTTTTCTCCAGACTGTGGAAACTACTTTGAAGAATGGTCTCTACGATGGAAGGTAGGCTAGGGTTATCTGGAATAAAACCtaaaattgctggcgaaactcagcaggtatctgtggagagagcaacagagttaacaCTGATTTAAGACCAATACAACTCCAAAGAGGTTGTACTGGACTCttacattaattctgtttctctctccacagatactgccagacctgccgactTTATACAAcccttcttgtttttatttcagatttccggcattgcagcttttaatttttattaatgtttATGAAAGTAAGCTCTCAGTAAACAAACTATGCAAGCCTTTCACCTGCTTAAGTTGCAAGTGACTCAATATCACATTGTTAGGATTAGAAATTCTTTAATATATAATGTACTGGGGGAACATGTGTTATTTTGAACAGACTATGGGtcgttttatttaaaaaaagccctgaaattgctggagaaactcagcaggtatctACCGAGAGCAGCAGAGTTAACACTGATTTAAGACCAATACAACTCCAAAGAAGTTCTACTGGACCTAAACgttgattctgtttctctctccacagatgctgtgtcACTAGATGTTTGTGACATTAGCATCTTAACGGCAGTGCTCTTGTTTTTCAGGAAAATTCCGTTCCCGACAGGTCATGGGGCTAAAGTTACATTGTAGGAGTGGAAATGGAACTTGCACACGATCCCAGTCCTTTCAGGAAGCTTTCTAACCCGAGTCTACTGTCACCCTTCTGTTCAAATCTCAAGCTTCTGATTAGAAACCTGTTCCTCTGCCACTTTAACAACTTCTTTTGTCACTTTCGTGAAAAGTCCTGTCCTCGCCTCTTTCTGTTTTTGGCTGGATTATTTTCCTCTGAAGTTCCCTGGGCCAGGCGCTACGTCAATGCAAGTGTGTTGAGTCAGATACTTTGCAGGGGATGGCATTGGGCGGAAGCGAGAGCTCATTCCCATAAACAATTTTCACCCGGTCAGCTAGAGGCTGCGTTGGTATTAAAATAAGAGAATAATCTAAACAAATCCGCAAGAAATCAAAGGCAGGGTGACACCAAGTTCCCCAGAAGTTCCGTGTGATAGGCTAGCCCACATACTCATTACTGTTTAACCCTTCAGAAGGTCAGGTATGCAGGGATCTCGCTCTCTCCGCTAATGTATGATTGGGGTGGTAACAGCTAAAAGCTGTGGGTCTAATATCTCGGATTATGTTCCTGTCCGCCCTctatatttaaataattaatcCCTTTCAAATCAGCAGGAGGGACAGAGTGAAGCTCACCTCATAAAAACATAACACCGCGAACTATTTTACAGCCGCAGAAGTAACTATTGACAAAATGAAACCAAACATTGTAGACGGTTGTTTCCCTCTTTATTTGGGACATTCTTGCGATCAGACTGGTGCTGCATATTTCCAGTGTGTTTCGGCCGTACAGAAAGGAAGGTGTTAACGCAGAATGTAGCGGATCCAAGTGAGAATCTCATTGCTGATAAATAGAGGCACGTTCCAATAAATGGGAATGTTACACTAACGGATTCTCAAAATTAAACGAACTCAGTTTTGCAATGGGTTTTTTTGCTGCTAGCTGGAAGGTTTGAACCCGAAAACTGGGGAGCCCTGTCCAATTTCGGTTGAAATACAATTGCTATCAGAGACGCTTCATTTCACAGACCACGTTTTGATATTTCAGACGTAATTAAAGAGGTGAGATCTAACACAGAACAAACCAAAGCAGTGTTTATGTGTCCCATTCCCAAGCCTTCTTTCAGTCTGAGCGCTTTCTGTTGGACCAGTGTGTTCATCATTTGCTCCTGCAACTGAGTCTGAGAGAGGCCTTGGAGAGTTCAGTGTTCATGGTGGACAGGGGGAAGTGCTCGCCATCTTCTTTGCTGCTCCATCTGCACCTCAGGATAATGCTCCGGAGCTCCTCCTTGAAGTTATTGTTCAGGAAGCCGTAGATGATGGGGTTGATGCAGGTGGAAACCATACCCGCCAGGTGACACAGGGAGAAGATGAGATTGTGCTGACAGTGCATTACTATTTGCACATCCCAGTCCATGACCGCGTTGAAAACATGCAGCGGGAACCAGCAGATCCCAAAGCCCACCACCAAGAAGCCCAGCAGCAGGGTGATCCGCCGGCTGTTCGCCAGTTTGCGGTTCTCCTCGCCTGCTCTGTCCTGCAAGTCCCTCCTTGTCCTAAGCCTCCAGTATATCCTGCCGTAACAGACTGTAATGAAAGCCAGAGGCACACAGTACTGGAAGGCGAGCAGCCAGGTGGTGTAAACCAGCTTCTGCTCCCTGGATGGCCAGGACTCTGTACAGACTGCCTCCTTCACCAGGGGCGCCAGGGGAACAGGAAGATCCAAGAAAGGTTCATCCGTGAGGACATGAAAAAACACAAAGGGCAGGGAGACGGCACAGGCCAGGCTCCAGGTGAGCAGCAGCGCCAGGTAAGCTTGAGGGACACTGGGTTTCCAGCCGGTGGGGTGCAGAATGAGTTGATGCCTTTCCAGAGCAATCATGACCAGGGAAAGCACAGACACTGTCACCGACAGGCACTGGAAAAACGGCACCGTCTTACACAGCACTTCACCAAAAGCCCAATAGTCCATGAGGGTATAGGCCACTGTGAAAGGCAGGCAGAAGACACAGATGGTCAGATCGGACAGCGACAGGTTGGCGATCAGCAAGTTGGTCACGTTGTTCCTCTGCTGCCTGGCGATCACACAGATCAGGGAGATGTTTCCCAGTAAACCTACGACCAGCACGGCACTGTAAGATGCCAGCAGGAAGACGGTGAGGGCCGCTGATGCTGGGCACGGATTACCAAAATCCAGAAAGCGCCCCCAGCCCGTGGCATTGCCAGAGATGGAGGCattggcagatggcagaattggaGCCTCCATGGCCCGGGATGGTTGGTATTGCCTTTCCCGCGGTCACTGTCAAACACCGGAGGGGATTGTATACCGGGTCAACATGACTGTCTCTTTCACACCGTGAGTGCAGCCAGCATTGATCGGGAACTGTGGAGAAAATCACAATTTCCACCAGTTAGCTATAGATATAACGGAATTCAGTGAGACGTTTATCTAGAACAGGCTCCCTCCTAACTCTAATCCTTCACTGATGCACTTTCCAACTGTGTCTCGAACACTCTTTAGTTCAGAGTGTGGTGACTATATAACATCCAGGTGCGGAGAATAGCGACAAAGTATCTCTTACCGTTGACTTTGATGTTGGGGCAGTCCTGCGTTAAGAGTTCAACCTTCCGAGACAGCTCAGAGCAGGAAGCACAAGACGGAGCTTTCCAGAGCGCTGTGTTTGCAGTCTGTGTGATCGCGGGGCGCTGTTTGGAAATGATCAGTGATGGTGAGCCCCTGTGTGTTGAGTCACTAAACACCACCGCCCTCTCTCGGAATGGGAAGCTTGGAAATGACTTCATCCCCCTGTATTTCATGTTCCTCCCGATTTCTTCCAAATGCCGATTGTTCCAGTGTATCTTAGTGACTTCACTGAGAGCGTGTTGGGCTGGGAGTGTTGGCCCATTCACCCGCATTGGGAAAATATCTCCCATACCGCCCAGGTTTTTGGGGGGAGATTCGAAACTGCAGCCTCTGGCTCAGGGAAAGGATCATTCCCCACTGCACCAGGTAGCCAGCGGCTTGAATCTGTAAACTGTACATTTTGCCCATCAATTCGGTGGAttcccaaggatgttgccagggttggaggatttgagctatagggagaggctgaacaagctggggctgttttccctggagcgtcggaggctgagaggggaccttacagaggtttacaaaatccttaagggcatggacagggtaaataggcaaagtcttttccctggggtcgtggagtccagaactagagggcataggtttagggtgagaggggaaagatataaaagagacctaaggggcaaccttttcacacagagggtggtacgtgtatgaaatgagctgccagaggaagtggtggaggctggtacaattgcaacatttaaaaggcatctggatgggtatatgaacaggaagggtttggagggatatgggccgggtgctggcaggtgggactagattgggttgggatagctggtcagcatggacaggttggaccgaagggtctgtttctgtgctgtacatctatgtcTCTGATCTTTTGAAGCTCTTGTGTCAGGGATGTTTCTCTTCCCCATTAACCCTGAAAGATGTTTCTCTTGCCCATTAACCCTGAAAGATGTTTCTCTTGCCCATTAACCATGAAAGATGTTTCTCTTGCCCATTAACCCTGAAAGTTGTTTGATTCGAAGTTGTTCTGCGAAACTGCATTTATTGATGTGTGTTTAAACATTGCGcgtatttattatttatttaatcacGATCGTGAATTTGgattataaataaaaacagaaaatgcctcaAACACTGGGGGCGGGGAAGCCGAGATCACCAAGCATTCGTAGGAAGCATCTCAGGAAACCGACTGGCAAAAAGACAGCTGTGGAGATTGGGAACGTTAGGAAACTGGGGCAAAAGAAAATAGATGGGATTAAACAGCAGGATGTGACACAAGAGGGATGAGGTTACTGGTGAATGCATCAGCATAATCTCTAACAGCAGCAGCTGCTGGGACTGTGGTCAATTTCAAGAGTTTGACTTTGTGGGACTAATCGGCATTGTCCAGGGCTCTGGCTCCGTCCCGTCCCGTCAGGAGCACCAAAACAGATCAGGGTCACACTTGGAGACAGAATTAAGGTGTCCACAAATGTAAGCATCCCATGTGTTTGGTCACCACAAGGTAGAGGAGACAACACCAGGAACAGTCTACCATAGAAATAGCTGTCTCATACTTCAGCAGTATGTGGACCCTGTAAAGTGAATAAGCAAATCTGAGTGGTTAGAAGAAGGACATGTAAACAACTGACTCATCCAAAAAAATGGCATAAGCACATTTTTAATCGTTAGTTCAAATTTTTAACATTTGGTGTTAATGAAAAGGTATCAAGGGTTTCCAAGTTATCCAATCAGTGATAAAACCTAACAGTAGTGACCCACCCATTCCGCTCTAACCCCCTAATAAATCTGTGAATTTAGCTTCGTTAAATTGTTTTGCAATCTTGAACACACGTGACTATCgttttattttcagcattttaattGGTGCACTAAAGTGGAAAAtgacttttaaaacaaattactAAATCTCATTGTGTGCTGGTCTAAtgctttgttcaagcagtgggagGAAATGTTTGTAGACCGCGTAGCACCGAGGTCTGTGTAAAGTGAGATTTGGCAGGTAGTTGATTGGTGACATAGAAGAAGaatacatagaagaatacagcgcagtacaggccctttggccctcgatgttgcgccgatccaagcccacctaacctatactaacccactatcctccatatacctatccaatgcccgcttaaatgcccataaagagggaaagtccaccactgctactggcagggcattccatgaacttacgacacgctgagtgaagaacctacccctaacatcagtcctatatctacccccccttaatttaaagctatgccccctcgtaatagctgactccatacgtggaaaaaggttctcacggtcaaccctatctaaacccctaatcatcttgtacacctctaccaagtcacccccaaaccctcttttctccaatgaaaacagccccaagtgcctcagcctttcctcatacaatcttcctaccataccaggcaacatccaggtaaacctcctctgcacccgttccagtgccccacatccttcctattgtatggcgaacaaaactgcacacaatactccagatgcagccgcaccagagtcttatacaactgcatcatgacctcaggactccggaactcaattcctcgaccaataaaagccagtacgccatatgcctccctcaccgcactatttacctgggtggcaactttcagagatctgtgtacatggacaccaagatccctctgctcatccacactacaagtatccgaccattagcccagtaccccatctttttgttattcttcccaaagtgaatcacctcacacgaagctacattgaattccatttgccacctttctgcccagctctgcagcttctctatatcctgctgtaacctgccacatccttcctcactgtcaacaacccctccgactttcgtatcatccgcaaacttgctcacccaaccttctaacccctcttccaggtcatttataaaaatgacaaacagcaatggtcccaaaacagatccttgcggaacaccgctagtgacggcactccatgaagaaactttgccatcaactactaccctctgtcttcttccagccagccaactcctaatccaaacctccaactcaccctcaatgccatatctccgtatcttctgcagtagcctaccatggggaaccttatcaaacgccttactaaaatccatatataccacatctaccgctttccccaaGTGTTTTTGACTTGGGTTTACAAGGGTTTATCATTGAAGGTGACACTTCTAAATTAAATACAAATAAATGTCATACATCTCATATTATCTCATGGTTGTGGTGAATTGATTTAAGATTTTAAGGAATAGCTTTTTACAAATTAAAACAGGAAAACCAGAGTTTGGAACACAAGTATAAGTTGTCTTGAGTTGCTGGGGAGTACAGTGGCTGTAATCTGCCAATTGTGTTGATGTTCAGTGTTTTGGAAGCACTCTGATTTATTCCGTGTTGAAGATTGGGGTAACTGCATCTAGAGGTGACAACGTTTCAGCTGTCACAAATATATAGTCTGGGAATGATGATCAGTCACTTTGGAAATACCATGATCTGATAGAGATCCTGGTATGTACTGCACATTTAAATCGCCATTGTGGTATTTGATGAATTAAACTTTCCTGATCACAGATTAACAATCCAGACATGAGGGTACAGATCCTAAAGGATTTTGTGAAGCAGCATTTCCCAGCCACACCTCTCCTCGACTATGCGCTAGAAGTGGAGAAGATTACTACCTCCAAGGTATGGAACCTACACAGGAACCTGAAAACTGGTCAGCAAATAACCTATCTTCCACAGACTTCAGTTCTATCGGGGATTGAGTGATGAATATTAATTCAGCTGTagaaatttcaaaactgattttGGTAACTCTGATCAAGGCCTTCAGAGTTTTGGTAGGGAAGGAAGCAGCGCCTTCATTGGAATTACCTGGAACAATCCTTTCAGAATAGCTCAAATTTTATTTTAGACTTTGATTAACTTCAGTTTGAGTAGCTTTGTGCTGTACACTGTGGAATGTGCTTCATTGTCAGATGGCAAGTTGGTTAAATGCAGAATCTGGGCAAGCAGTCACTGAGCTGCAttttgaggaatggtcactggacccaaaaaattgattctattttctcttcacagatgctgcagaacctgttgatcttttccagcaacttctgattttctgacttacagcatctgcagtactttccgTTTTTTGTCACTGAATTAGCTTGTTTCCAAATTATTTGCCAACAGCATATCAATAAAATGTGGTTCTCTTTTTAAAGGAAAACTTTTCCTTAAGCAAAATCTGCAGCACAAAATGTGGTTGGATGAGCTTTCACGAGACATGCTTacgttttatttttaataatgcaAATTCTGAAGAATTAACCATTTCTGAATTGTTGCAGTTATTAAAATCTTGCCCCATCTGTTTTTATTAttgatgtataaatattgtttgaGAATTGAatggttacattttttttctttcagaaaccAAATCTTATCCTGAATGTTGACGGTTTTATTGGTGTTGCCATGGTTGACTTGCTAAGAAACTGTGGTGCATTTACAAGGTATGTTCTCTCGGTGTAGGAAAAGTTGCACATTTTGATGTGGAACTATCTGAGGCTgttattgtgtcaggaaactctcctgcacacattgaacaaacactgacccatctaacgaacttgagctatagctttcccaatcaatatcaggaaagttaaagtcccccataacaaccaaaagttcctgaagaagggcctgtgcccgaaacgtcgaatctcctgttccctggatgctgcctgacctgctgtgctgttccagcaataaagtttaaactttgatctccagcatctgcagacctcactttctccccataacaaccaccctattactgtcactcatctcctgaatcaccttccctatcctttcttcaatgattctaggactattaggaggcctgtaaaagactcctaacagggtgacctcacctttcctattcctaacctcagcccaaactacctcagatggcaagtcctcatccatcgtcctttccaccactgtaatactatctttgacaagcaatgccacacctccccctcttttacccccacctctgaccctactaaaacatttaaatcctggaacctgcaacagccaatcctgtccctgttctagccatgtttCCATGACATTGTGACCAGTTGTGGATGTCAAAGATGATTGGGCTGGCAACAACTATGATTGGCTCCTGGGTAGCTGAGCAGATTTTGAATGCGAACTGTATGTGTAACTCTCCTTTTCTTCTAGAGTAAAAAGATCTGAAGCAAGCCAGTTTTTCTCCCAACAGTTGCTGCAAACTGTAGTCTTTAAGCAATAACTGGGAGACTGTTGCTTATGTGCTATTTCTCTGAGTTTTCTGTAAGGTGAAAGAATGTGGAGGAGGAGATtgaggaagtgagtc
The sequence above is drawn from the Chiloscyllium plagiosum isolate BGI_BamShark_2017 chromosome 22, ASM401019v2, whole genome shotgun sequence genome and encodes:
- the LOC122561016 gene encoding neuropeptide Y receptor type 4-2-like; the encoded protein is MEAPILPSANASISGNATGWGRFLDFGNPCPASAALTVFLLASYSAVLVVGLLGNISLICVIARQQRNNVTNLLIANLSLSDLTICVFCLPFTVAYTLMDYWAFGEVLCKTVPFFQCLSVTVSVLSLVMIALERHQLILHPTGWKPSVPQAYLALLLTWSLACAVSLPFVFFHVLTDEPFLDLPVPLAPLVKEAVCTESWPSREQKLVYTTWLLAFQYCVPLAFITVCYGRIYWRLRTRRDLQDRAGEENRKLANSRRITLLLGFLVVGFGICWFPLHVFNAVMDWDVQIVMHCQHNLIFSLCHLAGMVSTCINPIIYGFLNNNFKEELRSIILRCRWSSKEDGEHFPLSTMNTELSKASLRLSCRSK